In Arsenicicoccus dermatophilus, a genomic segment contains:
- the aqpZ gene encoding aquaporin Z, whose protein sequence is MSRPALAHRLGAEFLGTFWLVFSGCGSAVFAAHVMHKTDPVDMGIGFVGVALAFGLTVLTMAYAVGHVSGGHFNPAVTLGLTAARRFEVKDVLPYIGTQVVAGLVAGGALYAIASGQPGFAADKGFAANGYGTQSPGGYSMTAVFLCELLCTMFFLYIILGATDDRAPKGFAPIAIGLGLTLIHLISIPVSNTSVNPARSTAVAFFQGGDVVAQQWLFWVAPILGAVIAGATYAALTGVDRSHLDLAGEAERAAAAAAEDATRRA, encoded by the coding sequence GTGTCCCGTCCCGCCCTTGCCCATCGCCTCGGCGCCGAGTTCCTCGGCACCTTCTGGCTCGTCTTCAGTGGCTGCGGCAGCGCCGTCTTCGCCGCCCACGTCATGCACAAGACCGACCCCGTCGACATGGGCATCGGCTTCGTGGGCGTGGCCCTGGCCTTCGGCCTGACCGTCCTCACCATGGCGTATGCCGTCGGCCACGTCTCCGGCGGTCACTTCAACCCCGCCGTCACCCTCGGCCTGACCGCAGCCCGCCGCTTCGAGGTCAAGGACGTCCTGCCCTACATCGGCACCCAGGTCGTCGCCGGCCTCGTCGCCGGCGGTGCGCTCTACGCGATCGCCTCCGGCCAGCCGGGCTTCGCCGCCGACAAGGGCTTCGCCGCCAACGGCTACGGCACCCAGTCCCCCGGTGGCTACTCGATGACTGCGGTCTTCCTCTGCGAGCTGCTGTGCACCATGTTCTTCCTCTACATCATCCTCGGCGCCACCGACGACCGCGCCCCCAAGGGCTTCGCGCCGATCGCGATCGGTCTGGGCCTGACCCTGATCCACCTCATCTCGATCCCGGTGTCGAACACCTCGGTCAACCCGGCCCGCAGCACCGCCGTGGCGTTCTTCCAGGGCGGTGACGTGGTCGCCCAGCAGTGGCTGTTCTGGGTCGCCCCGATCCTGGGCGCCGTCATCGCCGGTGCGACCTACGCCGCGCTGACCGGCGTCGACCGCTCGCACCTGGACCTGGCCGGCGAGGCCGAGCGCGCTGCGGCGGCCGCCGCCGAGGACGCCACCCGCCGCGCCTGA
- a CDS encoding malate dehydrogenase — protein MSATPVKVAVTGAAGQIGYSLLFRIASGELLGKDTPVELRLLEITPALKALEGVVMELDDCAFPTLAKVVIGDDPEKVFADVDCAMLVGAMPRKEGMDRADLLAANGKIFTGQGAALNKVAPKAKVLVTGNPANTNALIAMKNAPDMAPEQFNALTRLDHNRAKSMLAKKLGVTVDEIKDLAIWGNHDDSMYPDLFNTHVNGKAATELVDEAWITGEYIPTVATRGGAIIKARGASSAASAANATIDHMRDWMLGTEEIVSMSVPSDGSYGVPEGIVSSFPCRVRDGKYEIVQGIELNDFSTERIMASAARLEAERDQVKELGLI, from the coding sequence GTGAGCGCTACTCCCGTCAAGGTCGCCGTCACCGGCGCCGCCGGCCAGATCGGCTACAGCCTCCTCTTCCGCATCGCCAGCGGTGAGCTCCTGGGCAAGGACACCCCGGTCGAGCTGCGTCTGCTCGAGATCACCCCCGCCCTCAAGGCCCTCGAGGGCGTCGTCATGGAGCTGGACGACTGCGCCTTCCCGACGCTGGCCAAGGTCGTCATCGGCGACGACCCCGAGAAGGTCTTCGCGGACGTCGACTGCGCGATGCTCGTGGGCGCCATGCCCCGCAAGGAGGGCATGGACCGCGCGGACCTGCTGGCCGCCAACGGCAAGATCTTCACCGGCCAGGGCGCCGCGCTCAACAAGGTCGCCCCCAAGGCCAAGGTCCTGGTCACCGGCAACCCGGCCAACACCAACGCCCTCATCGCGATGAAGAACGCGCCCGACATGGCGCCGGAGCAGTTCAACGCGCTGACCCGCCTCGACCACAACCGCGCCAAGTCGATGCTGGCCAAGAAGCTCGGCGTCACGGTCGACGAGATCAAGGACCTGGCGATCTGGGGCAACCACGACGACTCGATGTACCCGGACCTGTTCAACACCCACGTCAACGGCAAGGCCGCGACGGAGCTGGTGGACGAGGCCTGGATCACCGGTGAGTACATCCCCACCGTCGCCACCCGCGGCGGCGCGATCATCAAGGCCCGGGGCGCCTCCTCGGCCGCCTCCGCCGCCAACGCCACCATCGACCACATGCGCGACTGGATGCTCGGCACCGAGGAGATCGTCTCGATGTCGGTCCCGTCCGACGGCTCCTACGGCGTGCCCGAGGGCATCGTCTCCTCCTTCCCCTGCCGCGTCCGCGACGGGAAGTACGAGATCGTCCAGGGCATCGAGCTGAACGACTTCTCCACGGAGCGCATCATGGCCTCCGCCGCCCGCCTCGAGGCGGAGCGCGACCAGGTCAAGGAGCTCGGCCTCATCTGA
- the galK gene encoding galactokinase translates to MTTVQDRALHTFRQTFAAEPEGRWAAPGRVNLIGEHTDYNDGLCLPIALPHRTVAAARRRSDDRLVVVSADVAGDPVEVGLGEVAPGVPGGWGAYVAGTLWALREAGHEMGGMDLAVASDVPIGAGLSSSAALEGCVAAAAADLWELALPAPEGSGRGRGLLGTDAGRDHLAGCCVRAENVIAGAPTGGLDQAASLRCREGHALLLDCRDGSTRPVPLDLTAHGLELLVVDTRATHALTDGQYAERRSACERAATALGVTALRDVAPADLEAALARLDEDMLRRRVRHVVTEIERVRACVAALEAGDLAQVGRLFDASHESLRHDYEVTGRELDLVVDTARAHGVLGARMTGGGFGGSAIALVPVGGGEAVAAAVHEAFREAGLRAPQHFVAVAAGGAERLG, encoded by the coding sequence ATGACCACCGTCCAGGACCGCGCCCTGCACACCTTCCGGCAGACCTTCGCCGCCGAGCCGGAGGGGCGGTGGGCCGCGCCCGGTCGGGTCAACCTGATCGGTGAGCACACGGACTACAACGACGGCCTGTGCCTGCCGATCGCGCTCCCGCACCGCACGGTGGCCGCGGCCCGGCGCCGGTCGGACGACCGGCTGGTGGTGGTCTCCGCGGACGTCGCGGGCGACCCGGTCGAGGTGGGGCTGGGCGAGGTGGCTCCCGGCGTTCCCGGGGGCTGGGGGGCCTACGTCGCCGGGACCTTGTGGGCGCTGCGCGAGGCGGGTCACGAGATGGGCGGGATGGACCTGGCCGTGGCGTCCGACGTCCCGATCGGGGCGGGGCTCTCGTCGTCGGCGGCGCTGGAGGGGTGCGTGGCGGCCGCGGCGGCCGACCTGTGGGAGCTCGCGCTGCCGGCGCCCGAGGGATCGGGGCGGGGACGCGGCCTGCTGGGGACGGACGCGGGCCGCGACCACCTGGCCGGCTGCTGCGTCCGCGCCGAGAACGTCATCGCGGGGGCACCCACCGGCGGCCTGGACCAGGCGGCCTCCCTGCGCTGCCGCGAGGGCCACGCCCTGCTGCTGGACTGCCGGGACGGGTCCACCCGACCGGTTCCCCTCGACCTGACGGCGCACGGCCTGGAGCTGCTGGTCGTGGACACCCGGGCGACCCATGCGCTGACCGACGGGCAGTATGCCGAGCGACGCTCCGCGTGCGAGCGCGCCGCGACCGCCCTCGGGGTCACCGCGCTGCGGGACGTCGCCCCCGCCGACCTGGAGGCGGCCCTGGCCCGGTTGGACGAGGACATGCTGCGCCGCCGGGTGCGGCACGTGGTCACCGAGATCGAGCGGGTGCGGGCGTGCGTCGCGGCGCTGGAGGCGGGCGACCTGGCGCAGGTGGGGCGCCTGTTCGACGCGTCCCACGAGTCGCTGCGCCACGACTACGAGGTGACCGGGCGCGAGCTGGACCTGGTCGTCGACACGGCCCGGGCGCACGGGGTGCTGGGGGCGCGGATGACCGGTGGCGGCTTCGGCGGCTCCGCGATCGCCCTGGTCCCGGTCGGTGGTGGCGAGGCGGTCGCCGCCGCGGTGCACGAGGCCTTCCGCGAGGCGGGCCTGCGCGCGCCGCAGCACTTCGTGGCGGTGGCCGCGGGTGGGGCCGAGCGCCTGGGGTGA
- a CDS encoding acyltransferase family protein yields MSDSVTAHTAGAHLAGPLSGERIAWIDTARALAVVGVVLFHIGFLHYQPQLGPAVGGPAALWHHVDGLLGSFRMPMLLMLSGVLAAGKVRRGLRSGTAVESSVANYYLYVVWLGVYLLVIPDETFPLGVADLPDLARQVLLPDTTLWFIQCLALGVLLLTALRRVPAAVVVGVLALLHLVVQSFPSSDQMWVRTLPYYVYLAVGVHLAARLRRLTDSPLATAAAGVVFAGAWVLLQLTEGDGARPVHAVANLVACLAAAVLLMGVARLLCLWRPVATVGSFVGRRTLEIYVLHLPMVAALRMLPADRLDGLRGVLAAHPALALAYPPVVACAFVALSLALRVLLDRIGLRWLFTMPEPLCRQVRRWRAPQEQRHTASVG; encoded by the coding sequence ATGTCGGACAGCGTCACCGCCCACACCGCCGGTGCCCATCTCGCCGGACCTCTCTCGGGCGAGCGGATCGCCTGGATCGACACGGCCCGGGCGCTGGCCGTCGTGGGCGTGGTGCTGTTCCACATCGGTTTCCTGCACTACCAGCCACAGCTCGGCCCGGCGGTGGGCGGCCCGGCAGCGCTGTGGCACCACGTCGACGGCCTGCTCGGGTCCTTCCGGATGCCGATGCTGCTGATGCTGTCCGGCGTCCTGGCGGCGGGCAAGGTGCGCCGTGGGCTGCGGAGCGGCACGGCCGTGGAGTCCTCGGTCGCCAACTACTACCTCTACGTCGTCTGGCTCGGGGTCTATCTCCTGGTGATCCCGGACGAGACCTTCCCGCTCGGGGTGGCCGACCTGCCGGACCTGGCCCGCCAGGTGCTCCTGCCGGACACGACGCTGTGGTTCATCCAGTGCCTCGCGCTCGGCGTGCTCCTGCTGACGGCCCTGCGTCGGGTGCCCGCAGCCGTCGTCGTGGGGGTGCTGGCGCTGCTGCACCTGGTGGTCCAGTCCTTCCCCTCCTCGGACCAGATGTGGGTGCGGACCCTGCCTTACTACGTGTACCTCGCGGTGGGGGTGCACCTCGCCGCCCGGCTGCGGCGACTCACCGACAGCCCGCTCGCCACGGCCGCCGCGGGCGTGGTCTTCGCCGGGGCCTGGGTCCTGCTCCAGCTCACCGAGGGGGACGGCGCCCGGCCGGTCCACGCGGTGGCCAACCTCGTCGCCTGCCTCGCGGCCGCCGTCCTCCTCATGGGGGTGGCCCGGCTGCTCTGCCTGTGGCGCCCGGTGGCGACCGTGGGGTCCTTCGTGGGCCGGCGGACCCTGGAGATCTATGTGCTCCACCTGCCGATGGTCGCGGCGCTGCGCATGCTCCCCGCCGACCGGCTCGACGGGCTGCGCGGGGTCCTGGCCGCCCACCCGGCGCTCGCCCTCGCCTACCCGCCGGTGGTGGCGTGCGCCTTCGTCGCGCTCTCGCTGGCGCTGCGGGTGCTGCTCGACCGGATCGGGCTGCGGTGGCTGTTCACCATGCCCGAGCCGCTGTGTCGACAGGTGCGTCGATGGCGGGCCCCGCAGGAGCAGCGGCATACCGCCTCCGTAGGATGA
- a CDS encoding trypsin-like serine peptidase, giving the protein MPPLSVTTLARAAAALTLAGVPAATPSPLTSASGARAAAVAPAPTAATIPQVRPPVGARPSVAAVWVSPTASRHTCSAAVLDAPGGSLVVTAAHCTGGRGTNLRITPGYESGRRPYGTWAVVATYVDPGWQASADPRRDLAILRVAPQTIGGVRRTVASVVGGYRLGRAAPYATPIHGYGYRAGSGDRPVACVNEEGLGWGYPTLVCGGMTGGVSGGPFVVAAATGHHLVTGVIGGLHEGGCTDAVSYSSPFGAWSDALLARAVRGGPGDVVRRARGSGC; this is encoded by the coding sequence ATGCCCCCTCTCTCCGTCACGACCCTGGCGCGCGCTGCAGCGGCCCTGACCCTCGCCGGCGTCCCGGCCGCGACCCCGTCACCCCTGACGAGCGCCTCCGGCGCCCGGGCCGCCGCTGTCGCGCCCGCCCCCACCGCCGCCACCATCCCCCAGGTGCGGCCCCCGGTGGGCGCCCGTCCCTCCGTCGCTGCCGTCTGGGTCTCGCCGACCGCCTCCCGCCACACCTGTTCCGCCGCCGTGCTCGACGCCCCCGGCGGCAGCCTGGTCGTCACGGCGGCGCACTGCACCGGCGGACGCGGCACCAACCTGCGGATCACCCCGGGCTACGAGAGCGGGCGGCGCCCCTACGGCACCTGGGCGGTCGTGGCGACCTACGTCGACCCGGGGTGGCAGGCGAGCGCCGACCCCCGGCGCGACCTGGCGATCCTGCGCGTGGCGCCCCAGACGATCGGGGGCGTGCGGCGCACCGTCGCCTCGGTGGTCGGGGGCTACCGTCTGGGCCGGGCGGCTCCCTACGCCACCCCGATCCACGGCTACGGCTATCGCGCCGGGTCGGGCGACCGACCCGTGGCGTGCGTCAACGAGGAGGGCCTCGGCTGGGGCTACCCCACGCTCGTCTGCGGCGGTATGACGGGGGGTGTCAGCGGGGGCCCCTTCGTGGTGGCCGCGGCCACCGGGCACCACCTGGTCACGGGCGTGATCGGCGGCCTGCACGAGGGCGGCTGCACGGATGCCGTGTCCTACTCCTCGCCCTTCGGCGCGTGGAGCGACGCCCTCCTGGCGCGGGCCGTCCGCGGCGGTCCCGGGGACGTGGTCCGGCGCGCGCGGGGGAGCGGGTGCTGA
- a CDS encoding NADP-dependent isocitrate dehydrogenase, whose amino-acid sequence MTSQKIVWTKIDEAPALATYSLLPIVQAFTRAGGVEVETKDISLSGRILAQFPDRLSAEQRVDDNLTALGELAQTPEANIIKLPNISASVPQLKAAIKELQDKGYDIPDYPETATTDADKDVQARYAKVLGSAVNPVLREGNSDRRAPLSVKRFAQSHPHRLGAWSSDNKAAVACMDEGDFYGNEKSVVMEHDAALRIELVSEQGTTVLKEGLAVTEGEIVDGTFMSARALRAFFAAQMEAAKAADLLLSVHLKATMMKVSDPVMFGHAVTTFFEPVFTKHADTFRELGVNPNLGLGDLTARLASLPADERAEIEADIQAVYAERPALAMVDSDKGITNLHAPNDIIIDASMPVVVRDSGTMWNAEGKQQQTLALVPDRSYARMYAQVFDDMRANGALDPATMGDVPNVGLMAQKAEEYGSHPTTFVVESAGTVRVLDGETVLMEHQVEAGDIWRMSRVKDVPVQDWVKLAVTRARATGAPAVFYLDKERAHDRHVIAKVEKYLPQHDTEGLTFEILPPAEAIQLCLDRIRKGEDTISVTGNVLRDYLTDLFPILELGTSAKMLSIVPLLNGGGLFETGAGGSAPKHVQQFVAEDYLRWDSLGEFSALGASLEHLASHYDNAKAQVLADALDVAIGRFLEENRSPARKVGQIDNRGSHYYLASYWARALADQDQDAELKATFAPVAEQLEAKEAQINEELIGVQGKPVDLGGYFKVDDELATAAMRPSATLNAVVDAI is encoded by the coding sequence ATGACGTCACAGAAGATTGTGTGGACGAAGATCGACGAGGCGCCGGCCCTCGCGACGTACTCCCTCCTGCCGATCGTGCAGGCCTTCACCCGCGCCGGTGGCGTCGAGGTCGAGACCAAGGACATCTCCCTGTCCGGCCGCATCCTGGCGCAGTTCCCGGACCGGCTCTCGGCCGAGCAGCGGGTCGACGACAACCTCACCGCGCTGGGCGAGCTGGCCCAGACCCCCGAGGCCAACATCATCAAGCTGCCCAACATCTCCGCCTCCGTCCCGCAGCTCAAGGCCGCGATCAAGGAGCTGCAGGACAAGGGCTACGACATCCCCGACTACCCCGAGACCGCGACGACCGACGCCGACAAGGACGTCCAGGCGCGCTACGCCAAGGTGCTCGGCTCGGCCGTCAACCCGGTGCTGCGCGAGGGCAACTCGGACCGCCGTGCGCCCCTGTCGGTCAAGCGCTTCGCCCAGTCCCACCCGCACCGCCTCGGCGCCTGGAGCTCGGACAACAAGGCCGCCGTCGCCTGCATGGACGAGGGTGACTTCTACGGCAACGAGAAGTCCGTGGTCATGGAGCACGACGCCGCGCTGCGCATCGAGCTCGTCTCCGAGCAGGGCACCACCGTCCTCAAGGAGGGCCTGGCGGTCACCGAGGGCGAGATCGTCGACGGCACCTTCATGAGCGCCCGCGCGCTGCGCGCCTTCTTCGCCGCGCAGATGGAGGCCGCCAAGGCCGCCGACCTGCTGCTGTCGGTGCACCTCAAGGCCACGATGATGAAGGTCTCCGACCCGGTGATGTTCGGCCACGCGGTGACGACCTTCTTCGAGCCGGTCTTCACCAAGCACGCCGACACCTTCCGCGAGCTGGGCGTCAACCCCAACCTCGGCCTCGGCGACCTCACCGCGCGCCTGGCCTCCCTCCCGGCCGACGAGCGGGCGGAGATCGAGGCCGACATCCAGGCGGTGTACGCCGAGCGTCCGGCCCTGGCCATGGTCGACTCCGACAAGGGCATCACCAACCTGCACGCCCCCAACGACATCATCATCGACGCCTCGATGCCGGTGGTCGTGCGTGACTCCGGGACGATGTGGAACGCCGAGGGCAAGCAGCAGCAGACGCTGGCCCTGGTCCCCGACCGTTCCTACGCGCGGATGTACGCCCAGGTCTTCGACGACATGCGGGCCAACGGTGCCCTCGACCCGGCCACGATGGGCGACGTGCCCAACGTCGGCCTGATGGCGCAGAAGGCCGAGGAGTACGGCTCGCACCCGACCACCTTCGTCGTCGAGTCCGCGGGCACGGTGCGGGTCCTCGACGGGGAGACCGTGCTCATGGAGCACCAGGTCGAGGCGGGTGACATCTGGCGCATGTCCCGCGTCAAGGACGTCCCGGTCCAGGACTGGGTCAAGCTCGCCGTGACCCGTGCCCGCGCCACCGGCGCGCCGGCCGTGTTCTACCTCGACAAGGAGCGCGCGCACGACCGCCACGTCATCGCCAAGGTCGAGAAGTACCTCCCGCAGCACGACACCGAGGGCCTGACCTTCGAGATCCTGCCGCCGGCCGAGGCGATCCAGCTGTGCCTGGACCGGATCCGCAAGGGCGAGGACACCATCTCGGTGACCGGCAACGTGCTGCGCGACTACCTCACCGACCTGTTCCCGATCCTCGAGCTCGGCACCTCGGCCAAGATGCTCTCGATCGTCCCGCTGCTCAACGGCGGTGGGCTCTTCGAGACCGGCGCGGGCGGCTCGGCCCCCAAGCACGTCCAGCAGTTCGTCGCCGAGGACTACCTGCGCTGGGACTCCCTGGGTGAGTTCTCCGCGCTCGGCGCCTCGCTGGAGCACCTGGCCTCGCACTACGACAACGCCAAGGCGCAGGTCCTCGCGGACGCCCTGGACGTGGCCATCGGTCGCTTCCTGGAGGAGAACCGCTCCCCGGCGCGCAAGGTCGGCCAGATCGACAACCGCGGCTCGCACTACTACCTCGCGTCCTACTGGGCCCGCGCGCTCGCCGACCAGGACCAGGACGCCGAGCTCAAGGCGACCTTCGCCCCGGTCGCCGAGCAGCTGGAGGCCAAGGAGGCGCAGATCAACGAGGAGCTGATCGGCGTCCAGGGCAAGCCCGTGGACCTCGGCGGCTACTTCAAGGTGGACGACGAGCTGGCCACCGCGGCCATGCGTCCGAGCGCCACGCTCAACGCCGTCGTCGACGCCATCTGA
- a CDS encoding peptidase C39 family protein, giving the protein MTDFSPTRRAVLAGAGAAGAALALPATSADAAAARNVQLWRCTGSALAGGTHAGTRYATGAVVLGRPAGRTTYTDPYGARTTRAYDHGSWSTTWSPIPFAFTQLVPSWRALTPGGSFVTVWVQALTTTGRTTRWFSLGRWSDMTGGSPSRMTVDGQSDTYSTVATDTLKARPGYAFKAWRLMVTLYRPAGTTATPSLTAANVMASAVPTGSAVTVPVSPVGVGRGKVLAVPAYSQMIHAGHYPAWNGGGEAWCSATSLAMLLDYWRVGPSTTETAWVRPTPHTNPQVDHVVGKVFDHAYDGSGNWAFNTAYAGVRGLDAFVTRLRSLNEAERFIAAGIPLAISTSFSSTQLTGAGFGTNGHLMVIAGFDAAGNVVVNDPASGMVAANSRVRKTYARAQLENAWARSGGTTYVLHPTSRPLPAPPAQRNW; this is encoded by the coding sequence ATGACCGACTTCTCCCCCACCCGTCGGGCCGTGCTCGCCGGCGCCGGCGCTGCCGGCGCCGCCCTCGCTCTCCCCGCCACCTCCGCCGACGCCGCCGCGGCCCGCAACGTGCAGCTGTGGCGCTGCACCGGCTCCGCCCTCGCGGGAGGCACCCACGCCGGGACGCGCTACGCCACCGGCGCGGTCGTCCTCGGACGCCCCGCCGGACGCACGACCTACACCGACCCCTACGGCGCCCGCACCACCCGGGCCTACGACCACGGCTCCTGGTCCACCACCTGGTCGCCGATCCCCTTCGCGTTCACCCAGCTTGTCCCCTCGTGGCGCGCCCTGACCCCGGGCGGCTCCTTCGTGACCGTGTGGGTCCAGGCCCTCACCACCACCGGCCGCACCACCCGGTGGTTCTCCCTCGGCCGCTGGTCGGACATGACCGGCGGGTCCCCCTCGCGGATGACGGTCGACGGGCAGTCCGACACCTACTCCACCGTGGCCACGGACACCCTCAAGGCCCGACCCGGGTACGCCTTCAAGGCCTGGCGCCTGATGGTCACGCTCTACCGCCCGGCCGGGACCACGGCGACGCCGTCGCTCACGGCGGCCAACGTCATGGCGTCCGCGGTCCCCACCGGCTCGGCCGTCACCGTCCCCGTCTCCCCCGTCGGGGTCGGCCGGGGCAAGGTCCTCGCCGTCCCGGCATACAGCCAGATGATCCACGCCGGGCACTATCCGGCCTGGAACGGCGGTGGCGAGGCCTGGTGCTCGGCCACCTCGCTGGCGATGCTCCTCGACTACTGGCGGGTGGGTCCCTCGACCACGGAGACCGCGTGGGTGCGCCCCACCCCGCACACCAACCCCCAGGTCGACCACGTCGTCGGCAAGGTCTTCGACCACGCCTACGACGGCTCCGGAAACTGGGCCTTCAACACGGCCTATGCCGGGGTCCGGGGCCTGGACGCGTTCGTCACCCGGCTCCGCTCGCTCAACGAGGCCGAGCGATTCATCGCCGCCGGGATCCCGCTGGCGATCTCCACGTCGTTCAGCTCCACCCAGCTGACCGGCGCCGGCTTCGGGACCAACGGGCACCTGATGGTGATCGCCGGCTTCGACGCCGCCGGCAACGTCGTCGTCAACGACCCGGCGTCCGGGATGGTCGCGGCCAACTCCCGGGTGCGCAAGACCTACGCCCGCGCGCAGCTGGAGAACGCCTGGGCCCGCTCGGGCGGCACCACCTATGTGCTGCACCCGACCTCGCGGCCGCTGCCGGCGCCGCCGGCCCAGCGCAACTGGTGA